The following proteins are encoded in a genomic region of Paenibacillus sp. FSL H3-0469:
- a CDS encoding ABC transporter ATP-binding protein: MNNINYGRTIKRLLAYFKLFKFRTSLALLLVLVSSAVSVASATFLRLLIDDFITPLLGDQHPVFDALFQALAILAVIYAAGVLSTFISKRLMITVSQLIMKRIRDHLFAHMQKLPVKYFDRKEHGDIMSHYTNDVDTLNMMLTDGLPQLLSTVVTVIVVLGTMLYLDVPLTIVVVLGALVMLWITKKVGGKATHHFFRQQESIGALDGYIEEMIHGQKVVQVFGREERSIEQFAHLNRELFDSSTTANKYSNILMPVNANLATLIYVLVAIAGGAMSISGWNEGLTLGSIAAFLSLSRNFTMPIAEISSQINMFVVALAGAQRIFNLMDELPEEDQGRVSLEQDPQGTGWAWRLEDGSTVPLAGKVEFKDVSFTYDGKKQVLQEITLSAEPGQKLAFVGATGAGKTTVANLLNRFYDITQGEIIYDGINIQRIRKADLRRSLGIVLQDTHLFSGTVADNIRYGRLEATDEEVMQAAKLSYAASFIERLPDGYQTQLDGNGNGLSQGQSQLLAIARSAIANPPVMILDEATSSIDTRTEALVQKGMDNLMDHRTVFVIAHRLSTVRNSDAIMVMDMGRIKEHGDHRQLISEKGIYYQLYTGAFEWD; the protein is encoded by the coding sequence ATGAACAACATTAATTACGGCAGAACGATTAAGCGGCTCCTGGCCTACTTCAAGCTCTTCAAGTTCAGAACCTCACTGGCCCTCCTGCTGGTGCTGGTAAGTTCTGCGGTATCTGTAGCTTCCGCTACGTTCCTGAGATTGCTCATCGATGACTTCATCACGCCCCTGCTGGGCGATCAGCATCCGGTATTTGATGCCTTGTTCCAGGCACTGGCCATTCTTGCTGTCATTTACGCCGCCGGTGTCCTCAGCACATTCATCTCCAAGCGGCTGATGATTACAGTCTCACAGCTCATTATGAAAAGAATCCGTGACCATCTGTTCGCTCATATGCAGAAGCTGCCGGTTAAGTACTTCGACCGCAAGGAGCACGGAGACATTATGAGTCACTACACGAATGACGTAGATACACTAAATATGATGCTCACAGACGGATTGCCGCAATTGCTCTCTACGGTTGTGACGGTTATAGTGGTGCTTGGCACGATGCTGTATCTGGATGTCCCGCTGACGATTGTAGTGGTATTAGGCGCACTGGTGATGCTATGGATTACCAAGAAGGTTGGAGGGAAGGCGACACACCACTTTTTCCGGCAGCAGGAATCTATTGGCGCACTGGACGGATATATTGAAGAAATGATTCACGGGCAAAAGGTCGTGCAGGTGTTCGGCCGTGAAGAGCGATCCATCGAACAGTTCGCGCACCTGAACCGAGAATTGTTCGATAGCTCCACGACAGCCAACAAATATTCGAATATTCTGATGCCGGTGAATGCCAATCTGGCTACCCTAATCTATGTACTGGTGGCAATAGCGGGTGGGGCCATGTCGATCTCCGGCTGGAATGAAGGCTTGACGCTGGGAAGCATTGCGGCGTTCCTGAGCCTGTCCCGTAACTTCACGATGCCGATTGCTGAAATATCCTCCCAGATCAATATGTTCGTGGTGGCGCTTGCAGGCGCACAGCGGATCTTCAACCTGATGGACGAGCTGCCGGAAGAAGATCAGGGCCGCGTTAGCCTGGAGCAAGACCCGCAAGGCACCGGATGGGCATGGAGGCTGGAGGATGGTTCCACAGTGCCGCTTGCCGGGAAGGTGGAGTTCAAGGATGTGAGCTTCACGTATGACGGGAAGAAGCAGGTGCTGCAGGAGATTACTTTATCTGCGGAGCCTGGGCAAAAGCTTGCTTTTGTAGGCGCTACAGGTGCCGGAAAAACGACCGTGGCCAACCTGCTGAACCGTTTCTACGATATCACGCAGGGTGAGATCATCTATGACGGCATCAATATACAGCGTATCCGCAAAGCGGACCTGCGCCGGTCCCTTGGTATCGTTCTGCAAGACACGCATCTGTTCTCCGGCACGGTGGCCGATAATATCCGCTATGGCCGGCTGGAGGCCACTGACGAGGAGGTTATGCAGGCCGCCAAGCTGTCTTATGCCGCGAGCTTCATCGAACGCTTGCCGGACGGATACCAGACTCAGCTGGACGGGAACGGGAATGGACTGTCACAGGGCCAAAGCCAGCTGCTGGCGATTGCCAGATCAGCCATTGCCAATCCGCCGGTGATGATTCTCGATGAAGCGACCTCATCCATCGATACGCGGACAGAAGCCCTGGTACAGAAGGGGATGGATAATCTAATGGATCACAGAACTGTGTTCGTCATCGCCCACCGCCTGTCCACGGTACGGAATTCCGATGCCATCATGGTGATGGACATGGGGCGGATTAAGGAGCACGGTGATCACCGGCAGTTAATTTCAGAGAAGGGGATATATTATCAGTTATATACGGGAGCTTTTGAATGGGATTGA
- a CDS encoding LysR family transcriptional regulator, with protein MMLESLVVYVTVVEQRNFSRAAELLHLSQPGVSLQIRNLEKEVGVKLMNRSPKWVKLTEAGELFYRRAKEMLNLYESVKLDLARLHDTVSGSLHIGASFTIGEYVLPRLFSSFAKQYPDVDMGMTIANSTEIVSALRENKIEVGLIEGSIEAADLQVVHFMKDELIIVAAENHPLSRTGAVEVGVLQDQIWVLRESGSGTRSFSNHFLTQAGLRMKRSYEINSSQGVKEAVANGLGISILSKWVVRREIETGKLIEIPVQGLSLERDFSIVRLTGHVPSRANEVFVERLVKLDSTFA; from the coding sequence ATCATGCTGGAATCCCTGGTGGTCTATGTAACGGTTGTGGAGCAGCGGAACTTCTCCAGGGCGGCAGAGCTTCTGCATCTGTCACAGCCTGGGGTCAGTCTGCAGATCCGTAATCTGGAGAAGGAAGTCGGCGTAAAGCTCATGAACCGTTCGCCCAAATGGGTGAAGCTGACGGAAGCAGGGGAGCTGTTCTATAGACGGGCGAAGGAAATGTTGAATCTCTACGAGTCGGTGAAGCTGGATCTGGCCCGGCTGCATGATACCGTGAGCGGAAGCTTACATATCGGGGCAAGCTTTACGATTGGCGAATATGTGTTGCCGCGGCTGTTCTCATCCTTCGCCAAGCAATATCCCGATGTGGACATGGGGATGACGATTGCGAATTCAACGGAGATTGTCTCTGCCTTGCGGGAGAACAAGATTGAAGTGGGGCTGATCGAAGGAAGCATCGAGGCGGCGGATCTGCAGGTTGTTCATTTTATGAAAGACGAACTGATTATCGTCGCTGCTGAGAATCACCCGCTCTCACGAACGGGCGCGGTGGAGGTGGGCGTACTCCAGGATCAGATATGGGTGCTGCGTGAGAGCGGTTCGGGGACGCGTTCGTTCAGCAATCATTTTTTGACACAAGCTGGTCTAAGAATGAAGCGCTCGTATGAGATCAACAGCAGTCAGGGAGTGAAGGAGGCTGTCGCTAACGGACTGGGGATTTCTATTCTCTCGAAGTGGGTGGTCCGCAGGGAGATCGAGACCGGTAAGCTAATAGAAATTCCTGTGCAAGGCCTGAGCCTTGAAAGAGACTTCTCGATTGTGCGGCTGACCGGTCATGTTCCCAGCAGAGCGAATGAGGTGTTCGTGGAGAGGTTGGTGAAGCTGGACAGTACATTTGCCTGA
- a CDS encoding response regulator transcription factor: MTTILVVDDEPDIRDVIHVYLRNEGYQVIEAANGEEALKTIQTTPVQLVILDVMMPVMDGIKACFKIREISAAPIIMLSAKEEDIDKITGLTTGADDYMVKPFNPLELLARVKAQLRRQSLMGKAELNSLLLIKELVIDTSKHSVKLRDKDISLTPLEFSILVLLASHPGQVFSSEKIYETVWKEPYGYSDNTVMVHIRNLRDKLEVNTREPQYIKTVWGVGYKID, encoded by the coding sequence ATGACTACCATACTTGTTGTCGATGATGAACCGGATATCCGGGATGTCATTCATGTCTATCTGCGGAACGAAGGTTATCAGGTCATTGAAGCAGCCAATGGAGAAGAAGCACTAAAGACGATCCAAACCACCCCGGTCCAGCTTGTGATCCTAGATGTCATGATGCCTGTGATGGATGGAATTAAGGCCTGCTTCAAAATAAGAGAAATATCCGCCGCCCCAATTATCATGCTGTCCGCCAAGGAAGAAGACATCGATAAAATCACGGGTCTGACTACCGGGGCTGACGATTATATGGTTAAACCATTCAATCCGCTAGAGTTACTGGCTCGAGTTAAGGCCCAGCTGCGGCGGCAAAGTCTGATGGGCAAGGCTGAACTAAACTCCCTGCTGTTGATTAAGGAACTTGTTATTGATACCAGCAAACATTCGGTGAAGCTCAGGGATAAGGATATTTCCCTTACACCTCTGGAATTCTCCATCCTGGTGCTGCTGGCGAGCCATCCCGGACAAGTATTCAGCTCGGAGAAAATATACGAAACCGTCTGGAAAGAGCCTTACGGCTATTCGGATAATACGGTGATGGTTCATATCCGGAATCTGCGGGATAAGCTGGAGGTGAACACACGAGAACCTCAGTACATCAAAACCGTATGGGGAGTAGGTTATAAAATTGACTAG
- a CDS encoding NAD(P)H-binding protein → MKKILILGASGRTGRLILDYALRKGYKVNALVRNPDKIQPREGLTLFKGTPENPEDIDHAMEGTQGVLVALNNVRTSDFPWAKQVSPPRFMANAVKGTVIAMEKRGLRRIVIISALGVGDSFSTAPILLRWLEKYTNVGKTYDDHNWVDQEIRDTDTDWTLVRAVGLSNSDKSKTLQVTEVGGPKPALIISRMNVAKFAVDALENDAYIHKAPIIYEK, encoded by the coding sequence ATGAAAAAGATACTCATCCTGGGCGCAAGCGGTCGTACCGGACGCCTTATACTGGACTACGCTTTGCGCAAAGGCTATAAAGTGAACGCACTGGTTCGCAACCCGGACAAAATACAACCGCGAGAAGGTCTGACCTTATTCAAAGGAACGCCGGAAAATCCCGAAGATATTGACCATGCTATGGAGGGTACGCAAGGAGTGCTCGTGGCGCTGAACAATGTGCGTACCTCCGATTTTCCGTGGGCAAAGCAGGTTAGCCCACCGCGATTTATGGCAAACGCAGTAAAAGGCACGGTGATCGCTATGGAAAAAAGAGGACTTCGGCGTATTGTAATCATCTCGGCGCTCGGGGTAGGGGATTCCTTTTCCACAGCTCCGATTCTCCTTCGCTGGTTGGAAAAATATACCAATGTAGGCAAGACATATGATGATCATAATTGGGTGGATCAAGAAATCCGCGATACGGATACCGATTGGACGCTTGTTCGTGCTGTGGGATTAAGTAACAGCGACAAGTCAAAAACATTGCAGGTAACAGAGGTCGGAGGCCCTAAGCCTGCTCTGATAATTAGCCGTATGAATGTAGCGAAATTCGCCGTAGACGCATTGGAAAACGACGCATATATCCACAAGGCACCGATTATTTACGAAAAATAG
- a CDS encoding methyltransferase domain-containing protein has translation MNTNEPILFLRSFLQNPKHVGSVMPSSRFLANKMVKQASWPETKAVAELGSGTGAITRYIHQHAQDSTKVLLFEMNDTMRNNLRTAYPDFACYPDASRLVEAMKKEGVQQLDYVFSGLPFFNFESEVRHTLVDQIHKALKPGGVFIAFQYSLQMKKTLSAHFVIEKIKVVPVNLPPAFVYVCRKKETI, from the coding sequence ATGAATACCAATGAACCTATCCTATTCCTAAGAAGCTTCCTGCAGAATCCCAAGCATGTGGGCAGTGTCATGCCCAGCTCCCGTTTTCTTGCGAACAAAATGGTGAAACAGGCATCTTGGCCGGAGACAAAAGCCGTAGCCGAACTCGGCTCAGGGACAGGTGCCATCACCCGTTATATTCATCAGCATGCACAAGACTCCACCAAAGTGTTATTGTTCGAGATGAACGACACGATGAGGAATAATCTGCGGACCGCATATCCGGACTTCGCCTGTTATCCCGATGCCTCACGATTAGTTGAAGCCATGAAGAAGGAGGGCGTTCAGCAGCTCGATTATGTTTTTAGCGGCTTACCCTTCTTTAACTTTGAATCTGAAGTAAGACATACGCTGGTCGATCAGATTCATAAGGCACTGAAACCTGGCGGAGTATTCATCGCCTTTCAATATTCACTTCAAATGAAGAAGACACTATCCGCACACTTTGTCATTGAAAAAATAAAAGTAGTACCCGTCAATCTCCCTCCTGCATTCGTTTATGTCTGCCGCAAAAAGGAAACAATTTAA
- a CDS encoding YeiH family protein, translating into MNLHLAVHMEEKKKLGFALGIALPLMLALFAKYVSAFPFLCIMGQLVIAILLGMIWRATLGVPGYVTHGISFTSKKLLRYGIILLGMRLSLKDILQAGPKVLLIALVCIGFTICTVLGLARWFKVESRLGLLTACGTAICGAAAVVAIAPQLKASDEETAVSAATVAILGTLFTLAYTLLYPILNLTQLGYGIFSGATLHEIAHVIAATGPTGKEAVDLAVIVKLTRVTMLVPVAVIIGIWANRKERQANPESGPSNWRAVPVPWFILGFLLMSGVNTLHIIPEAVTDKLILAAYFLIAMAMAGLGLNVDVAAFKRMGLGAFGAGLIGSVLLSGLGFLLVKVLNLG; encoded by the coding sequence ATGAATCTACACTTAGCTGTGCACATGGAAGAAAAGAAGAAGCTGGGCTTTGCGCTCGGTATCGCCTTGCCTCTAATGCTGGCCCTGTTCGCCAAATACGTATCCGCCTTCCCCTTCCTGTGCATTATGGGGCAATTAGTCATTGCTATTCTGCTCGGAATGATCTGGAGAGCCACGCTAGGCGTTCCAGGTTATGTAACCCATGGCATCTCTTTTACCTCCAAAAAGCTTTTGCGGTATGGCATCATTCTGCTCGGCATGAGACTTAGCCTGAAGGATATCCTTCAGGCGGGTCCCAAGGTGCTGCTGATCGCCTTGGTGTGTATTGGGTTCACAATCTGTACCGTGCTTGGTCTGGCCAGATGGTTCAAGGTAGAATCCAGACTGGGGCTGCTGACGGCATGCGGCACGGCGATCTGCGGAGCGGCAGCGGTTGTAGCCATCGCCCCACAGCTCAAAGCAAGCGACGAGGAGACGGCGGTCAGCGCGGCTACCGTTGCGATCTTGGGCACCCTTTTCACACTGGCGTACACCCTTCTCTACCCTATCCTTAACCTGACCCAACTGGGCTACGGTATATTCTCGGGAGCTACACTCCATGAAATCGCTCATGTCATTGCAGCAACCGGGCCAACCGGCAAGGAGGCCGTTGATCTGGCCGTCATCGTCAAATTAACCCGTGTCACCATGCTGGTACCGGTCGCTGTAATCATCGGAATCTGGGCCAACCGCAAGGAGCGGCAAGCGAACCCGGAGTCCGGACCCTCCAATTGGAGGGCTGTACCGGTTCCTTGGTTCATCCTGGGGTTCCTGCTAATGAGCGGAGTCAATACTCTTCATATTATCCCTGAAGCAGTCACGGATAAGCTTATCTTAGCCGCTTATTTCCTCATAGCCATGGCGATGGCCGGACTCGGCTTGAACGTAGATGTGGCTGCTTTTAAGCGTATGGGCCTGGGGGCCTTCGGAGCCGGCTTGATCGGATCGGTTCTGTTATCCGGGTTAGGCTTTCTGCTGGTGAAGGTTTTGAACTTGGGTTAA
- a CDS encoding DedA family protein, with amino-acid sequence MISHTLLELFHQYGYLIFFVAFSLGPFGIPIPNEITIISGAILSSTGAFNSWITYFCILGGLLTAITVAYFAGKLFGPQLRRRFQHHKHFVKAEQLLKKYGKYAMCIGLFIPLVRYVLPIVIGLSGIRYRRFVLVSYSSALLWTITYFTAGTYFGAPILSALQ; translated from the coding sequence ATGATCAGTCACACCCTCTTAGAGCTGTTTCATCAGTACGGATATCTAATTTTTTTCGTTGCCTTCTCGTTAGGGCCATTTGGCATTCCTATTCCGAATGAGATCACGATCATCAGCGGTGCCATCTTGAGCAGCACCGGTGCTTTCAATTCATGGATCACCTACTTCTGTATTCTCGGCGGACTATTAACGGCCATTACAGTTGCTTATTTTGCAGGCAAGCTATTCGGTCCCCAGCTCCGCCGCAGATTTCAGCATCATAAGCACTTTGTTAAGGCTGAACAGCTTCTGAAGAAGTATGGCAAGTATGCCATGTGCATCGGGTTGTTTATCCCGCTTGTGCGGTACGTTCTTCCCATAGTCATTGGACTGAGCGGCATACGTTACCGGAGATTTGTGCTCGTCTCCTATTCCAGTGCTTTGCTATGGACCATCACCTATTTTACAGCCGGCACTTATTTCGGCGCTCCTATATTATCAGCGCTTCAATGA
- a CDS encoding HAMP domain-containing sensor histidine kinase, with product MTRASKPKPRARKKKIQANILNRIILSTVVAVFLNNIIILISLEYFNIRNQDWIDKWFTFVITPIFIINFVLTFLFLTRRMVKDIIHLEQGLQVIAEGNLEYRVAVDRQDELGRVASSINHMTEQLQLQMQKERDLEKSKMDLISGISHDLRTPLTSIIGYIELLRTDSFQDKAEYDRFIQNTYNKATHLKKLLDDLFEYTRLTSADTRLELNKIDLNQLMGQLLFEFEPIAKENDIHIERRLGDSPVPAYIDSNKLARAIDNLLMNALKYSLKPGVITVRMNIYHDFITVEVENKGKPITGEQMDKLFERFYKVDYSRSSEGIQSGSGLGLSIARNIAELHQGTLTLQHVDNVFTFQLKLPRSAKT from the coding sequence TTGACTAGAGCCTCTAAGCCTAAACCACGGGCCCGGAAGAAAAAAATTCAGGCGAATATCCTGAACCGGATTATTTTGAGCACGGTAGTGGCTGTCTTTTTGAATAATATCATCATCTTAATTTCGCTGGAGTATTTCAATATCCGTAACCAGGATTGGATAGATAAATGGTTTACATTCGTCATCACTCCTATCTTTATTATCAATTTCGTTCTTACCTTTCTCTTCTTAACACGGCGAATGGTAAAAGATATTATTCATCTGGAACAAGGGCTGCAGGTGATTGCGGAGGGTAATCTGGAATACCGGGTTGCAGTTGACCGGCAGGATGAGCTTGGGCGGGTAGCTTCCAGCATTAATCATATGACAGAACAATTGCAGCTGCAGATGCAAAAAGAGCGTGATCTGGAGAAATCCAAGATGGATTTGATCTCTGGAATCTCCCATGACCTCCGTACTCCGCTGACCAGTATCATCGGGTATATTGAGCTGCTGCGGACCGATTCTTTTCAAGACAAGGCAGAGTATGACCGCTTCATTCAGAACACCTATAACAAGGCAACGCATCTGAAGAAGCTGCTTGATGATTTATTTGAATACACCCGGCTTACCTCGGCTGACACCCGGCTGGAGCTGAATAAGATCGACTTGAACCAGTTGATGGGTCAGCTGCTGTTTGAGTTTGAGCCCATTGCGAAGGAGAATGATATTCACATTGAGCGAAGGCTCGGAGATTCCCCTGTCCCGGCTTACATCGACAGTAACAAGCTCGCCCGCGCCATCGACAATCTTCTGATGAATGCTCTGAAGTACTCCTTGAAGCCGGGTGTGATTACTGTCCGGATGAACATTTATCATGACTTTATTACGGTCGAGGTCGAGAATAAAGGAAAACCGATCACAGGCGAGCAGATGGATAAACTGTTTGAGCGCTTCTATAAAGTGGATTATTCCCGAAGCAGCGAAGGCATCCAGTCAGGGTCCGGCCTCGGCCTCTCCATCGCCAGGAATATCGCCGAATTGCATCAAGGCACCTTAACGCTGCAACACGTGGATAACGTATTTACGTTTCAGTTAAAGCTGCCTCGCAGTGCCAAAACATAA
- a CDS encoding dihydrofolate reductase family protein — translation MRKLVLFLHASLDGFVEGPNGPMDISWVAYDADLERHAREILSTADTVIWGRGTYQMMHSYWPAVPSDPTASQHERDHAEWIEKTAKVVFSTTLENVEWNNSRLVKENVEEEIKRLKEQPGQDIVILGSPRFAHTLMQLGLIDEYKITVSPVLIGSGLPLFQGVQEKTNLKLIENKTFDSGAIGLIYQTIK, via the coding sequence ATGAGAAAACTCGTTCTATTTCTGCATGCTTCGCTTGACGGTTTTGTTGAAGGGCCGAACGGCCCAATGGATATTAGCTGGGTTGCCTATGATGCTGATCTGGAGAGACACGCGAGGGAAATTCTGAGTACTGCGGACACGGTCATTTGGGGTCGTGGAACTTATCAGATGATGCACAGTTACTGGCCTGCCGTACCTTCGGACCCAACCGCTTCGCAGCACGAACGGGATCATGCGGAATGGATTGAGAAGACAGCCAAAGTGGTCTTTTCCACAACCCTGGAGAATGTTGAATGGAATAATTCCAGACTGGTCAAAGAGAACGTCGAGGAAGAGATCAAGCGCCTCAAAGAGCAGCCAGGCCAGGATATCGTCATTCTCGGCAGTCCCCGGTTCGCACACACTCTTATGCAGCTTGGCTTAATCGATGAATATAAAATTACGGTCTCCCCCGTCCTGATCGGCAGCGGCTTACCGTTATTCCAAGGTGTCCAGGAGAAAACTAATCTGAAGCTTATCGAAAATAAAACATTTGATTCTGGTGCCATAGGCCTCATATACCAGACCATTAAATGA
- a CDS encoding TetR/AcrR family transcriptional regulator — translation MAEAKIDPRIIRTRRLIMDAFIHLSTKKKFKDITIHDITAEATVNRATFYYHFTDKHDLMEKAMKEEFTNNVFNEINEYKELNQTTIINVFLSITNFQVALSKQCRYSFETFKATLEANIQKELERIFYQLLLNEHSTVSDESLRIAAVILSWGILGASVDWQHNNTAPPEEYIKLAIPYVTNGINSLLSR, via the coding sequence ATGGCTGAAGCAAAAATAGATCCACGTATTATTCGTACACGCAGATTAATCATGGATGCATTTATTCATCTTTCAACCAAAAAAAAATTTAAGGATATCACCATCCATGATATTACGGCAGAAGCAACAGTGAATCGTGCCACCTTCTATTATCACTTCACCGATAAACATGATTTAATGGAAAAAGCAATGAAAGAGGAATTCACGAACAATGTGTTTAATGAAATCAATGAGTACAAAGAACTGAATCAAACAACGATCATTAATGTTTTCCTGTCCATCACAAATTTTCAGGTCGCTTTATCAAAACAGTGTCGATACAGCTTCGAGACCTTCAAAGCAACCCTTGAAGCAAATATACAAAAAGAACTGGAAAGGATTTTTTACCAATTGTTGTTAAATGAACATTCCACTGTCAGCGATGAATCTCTAAGAATCGCAGCTGTCATATTAAGCTGGGGAATTTTGGGGGCTTCGGTTGATTGGCAACACAATAACACTGCGCCACCAGAAGAATATATAAAATTGGCTATTCCTTACGTTACGAACGGAATTAATTCCCTTCTTTCAAGATGA
- a CDS encoding inositol phosphorylceramide synthase, which yields MKPSNKSAYLSLLWLAAIPSLNIFYGILNRPGVHVYSLATTLDSMIPFIPAFIIPYILWYPFITGALIALAFIDRKSYFQTLTALCCGLVISYIFFSLFQTGINRPDLQGHTSFLYTMVSYVYSNDQPYNCFPSIHVLTSYVILRGTRIFGLAIWVMTSALSILIIVSTVLVKQHVAADIAGGIVVGELCFRVTGQVLHSLSSRTRSAGLER from the coding sequence ATGAAACCTTCCAACAAATCCGCTTATTTATCTTTGCTGTGGCTTGCAGCGATTCCAAGCCTGAATATATTTTACGGCATTCTAAATCGGCCTGGAGTTCATGTCTATAGTCTTGCCACAACGCTGGATTCCATGATTCCTTTTATACCAGCCTTTATCATTCCATATATCCTGTGGTATCCGTTCATTACAGGTGCATTGATCGCACTCGCTTTTATAGACAGAAAATCTTATTTCCAAACGCTGACTGCACTTTGCTGTGGTCTGGTGATTTCTTACATTTTCTTTTCATTGTTCCAGACAGGAATTAACCGTCCGGATCTTCAGGGTCACACCAGCTTTCTCTATACGATGGTATCTTACGTCTATAGTAATGATCAGCCCTATAACTGTTTTCCATCAATCCATGTATTAACCAGTTATGTGATTCTTCGGGGAACCCGCATCTTCGGACTAGCGATATGGGTGATGACCTCTGCCCTCTCCATTCTAATTATCGTCTCTACTGTGCTGGTGAAGCAGCATGTGGCGGCCGACATTGCCGGGGGAATTGTGGTTGGAGAGCTGTGCTTCAGGGTGACGGGTCAAGTGCTCCATTCCCTGTCATCCCGTACGCGATCGGCCGGCTTGGAGCGATGA